In Myxococcales bacterium, a single window of DNA contains:
- a CDS encoding alkaline phosphatase D family protein gives MRTWQSLTVLAVLVAGCGSDPEAERAQGGGSPDAQQPVDASVPDTEPARDATPPSDAGADAADAGFVLVPAPQPPPPTFPATIGTLSIGLRTGTIPNAETDDPMEVCLSETRCFPLNLRDVDDFRNGGADVYQFEGVNMPRAEVDRVVLRTLSPATTDNDRFTPACLDLRFDGEPVYCNDAIGAHIGTGTSADEVASWRDPAGLKNACVTCQPSKLPGGPMLGAPGPDTVRAWVRTDATRPVGLFLSERPDGAGAVPVAWTTPRPEQDFAAVLTSPRLEANHRYFYRVSVDGETSQPFRPVRTAPSDATKVKLGFGSCSRDAAQPLFGVMKSAGLDLFLFLGDTHYGNSPYVEAHRFEYRALGAMGPRRDFLANVPALATWDDHDFVANNSDGACGGREDALRGFREAWPNPSFGTPTTPGAFTRSRFGPVEVILADCRYYRPRVNDPGRSCTLDGAPISTDFANGPLGAEQFTWLVDAIATSTATFKLVGCGSLFTSNGIDSWASFPEARDRLFADLATRKVPGVVLVSGDIHRTEVRVMPRATGYDMIELVSSPLAQFPKATNPTRSVCAGTDARRRFCYDWDSFIAVEADPTLPDPTLTATVHDEVGAAVFSYPIPSSRLR, from the coding sequence ATGCGAACTTGGCAAAGCCTCACCGTGCTGGCGGTTCTCGTGGCAGGCTGCGGGAGCGATCCGGAAGCGGAGCGCGCGCAGGGCGGCGGTTCGCCGGACGCGCAGCAACCGGTCGACGCGTCGGTCCCCGACACGGAGCCTGCCCGCGACGCGACCCCGCCGAGCGATGCGGGCGCCGACGCGGCCGACGCCGGCTTCGTGCTCGTCCCGGCCCCCCAGCCCCCGCCGCCCACGTTTCCCGCCACGATCGGGACGCTGTCGATCGGCCTGCGAACCGGGACCATCCCCAACGCGGAGACCGACGATCCGATGGAGGTCTGCCTCAGCGAGACTCGCTGCTTCCCCCTGAACCTCCGAGACGTCGACGACTTCCGGAACGGCGGCGCGGACGTGTACCAGTTCGAGGGCGTCAACATGCCTCGGGCCGAGGTCGATCGCGTGGTGTTGCGGACCCTCTCTCCCGCCACCACGGACAACGATCGCTTCACTCCCGCGTGCCTGGATCTCCGCTTCGACGGGGAGCCGGTGTATTGCAACGACGCGATCGGCGCGCACATCGGCACGGGCACGAGCGCCGATGAGGTGGCCTCGTGGCGCGATCCGGCCGGTCTCAAGAACGCGTGCGTCACCTGCCAGCCGAGCAAGCTCCCGGGCGGGCCCATGCTGGGCGCGCCAGGCCCCGACACTGTGCGCGCCTGGGTGCGCACGGACGCCACCCGCCCCGTGGGCCTCTTCCTCTCCGAGAGGCCCGACGGCGCCGGGGCCGTGCCCGTCGCGTGGACCACCCCGCGGCCGGAGCAAGACTTCGCCGCCGTGCTCACCTCCCCGCGCCTCGAGGCGAACCACCGGTATTTCTACCGAGTGAGCGTGGACGGCGAGACCTCGCAGCCCTTCCGCCCCGTACGCACCGCGCCCTCGGACGCCACCAAGGTGAAGTTGGGATTCGGCTCGTGCTCGCGTGACGCCGCGCAGCCGCTCTTCGGAGTGATGAAGAGCGCGGGGCTGGACCTCTTTCTTTTTCTCGGCGACACCCATTATGGCAACTCGCCCTACGTCGAGGCTCATCGCTTCGAGTACCGCGCGCTCGGCGCCATGGGCCCGCGGCGCGACTTCCTCGCCAACGTGCCGGCGCTCGCCACGTGGGACGATCACGACTTCGTCGCCAACAACTCGGACGGCGCGTGCGGCGGCCGCGAAGACGCGCTGCGCGGGTTCCGCGAGGCGTGGCCCAATCCGTCGTTCGGTACGCCGACGACCCCGGGCGCCTTCACGCGCTCACGGTTCGGCCCGGTGGAGGTCATCCTCGCCGACTGCCGCTACTACCGCCCGCGCGTGAACGATCCGGGGCGGAGCTGCACGCTCGACGGCGCGCCCATCTCCACCGACTTCGCGAACGGCCCCCTCGGCGCGGAGCAGTTCACCTGGCTCGTCGACGCGATCGCGACCTCGACCGCGACGTTCAAGCTCGTGGGGTGTGGGAGCCTCTTCACGTCGAACGGGATCGACTCGTGGGCGAGCTTCCCGGAGGCCCGCGATCGCCTCTTCGCCGACCTCGCCACGAGGAAGGTCCCCGGGGTCGTGCTCGTCAGCGGCGACATTCACCGCACCGAGGTTCGCGTCATGCCGCGGGCGACGGGCTACGACATGATCGAGCTCGTCTCGTCGCCGCTCGCGCAGTTTCCGAAGGCGACGAACCCGACCCGCTCGGTCTGCGCCGGCACCGACGCGCGCCGTCGCTTCTGTTACGACTGGGACTCGTTCATCGCGGTCGAGGCCGATCCCACGCTCCCCGATCCGACCCTCACGGCGACCGTGCACGACGAGGTCGGCGCCGCGGTCTTCAGCTACCCCATCCCGAGCTCACGCCTGCGATAG
- the fusA gene encoding elongation factor G: MPREYSLERTRNIGIMAHIDAGKTTTTERVLYYTGVNYKIGEVHEGAATMDYMVQEQERGITITSAATNCFWECKEGPHAGVRHRINIIDTPGHVDFTIEVERSLRVLDGAVAVLDGGNGVEPQTETVWRQADKFRVPRIVFVNKMDKLGADFEMNVRSIRERLGVVPVPIQYPVGEEDQHKGVVDLIKMQACIFDEESRGQKYSWEPIPADLQEKCALYREQMIEVCADVDDDIMALFLEGKSAEVSETQIVAALRKGCTSFKFFPVICGSAFKNKGVQLMLDAVVNYLPSPLDIPAVKGINPDNDKEEERKADDKEPFAGYAFKIINDPHGNLTFFRVYSGTLHSGTMVQNSTRGKRERIGRILRMHANKREELTEADAGNIYAAVGLKDTRTGDTLCDEKRPIILERMIFPEPVISIAIEPKTKSDVEKLGIGLQKLAAEDPSFRMHTDEESGQTIIAGMGELHLDIICDRLKREFKVESNIGKPEVAYREAISKKVACEYKYAKQSGGRGQYGHVLMEIEPGEPGTGYTFENAIVGGIIPKEFIPAIEKGVKEAMERGVLAGYPIIDMRARLYDGSYHDVDSSAQAFEVAASLCFQEGAKRAGLHLLEPIMKNEVVVPEQYMGDVIGDINSRRGKILGMGQRGNAQVIDSEVPLASMFGYVTDLRSMSQGRATSSMHFAHYAPVPAAVQEAVVAKVSGR; this comes from the coding sequence GTGCCCCGCGAATACTCGCTCGAACGCACCCGCAACATCGGCATCATGGCCCACATCGACGCGGGCAAGACGACGACCACGGAGCGCGTTCTCTACTACACGGGCGTCAACTACAAGATCGGTGAGGTCCACGAGGGCGCCGCGACCATGGACTACATGGTCCAGGAGCAAGAGCGCGGCATCACCATCACGTCGGCCGCGACCAACTGCTTCTGGGAGTGCAAAGAGGGCCCGCACGCGGGCGTCCGGCACCGCATCAACATCATCGACACCCCCGGGCACGTCGACTTCACCATCGAGGTGGAGCGCTCGCTCCGCGTCCTCGACGGCGCCGTCGCGGTCCTCGACGGCGGCAACGGCGTGGAGCCGCAGACCGAGACCGTGTGGCGTCAGGCCGACAAGTTCCGCGTGCCGCGCATCGTGTTCGTCAACAAGATGGACAAGCTCGGCGCCGACTTCGAGATGAACGTGCGCTCCATCCGCGAGCGCCTCGGCGTGGTCCCGGTCCCCATCCAGTACCCGGTGGGCGAGGAAGATCAGCACAAGGGCGTGGTCGACCTCATCAAGATGCAGGCGTGCATCTTCGACGAGGAGTCGCGCGGCCAGAAGTACTCGTGGGAGCCCATCCCGGCCGACCTCCAAGAGAAGTGCGCGCTGTACCGCGAGCAGATGATCGAGGTCTGCGCCGACGTCGACGACGACATCATGGCGCTCTTCCTCGAAGGGAAATCCGCCGAGGTCAGCGAGACGCAGATCGTCGCTGCGCTCCGCAAGGGCTGCACGTCGTTCAAGTTCTTCCCCGTCATCTGCGGCTCGGCGTTCAAGAACAAGGGCGTCCAGCTCATGCTCGACGCGGTCGTGAACTACCTCCCGTCGCCGCTCGACATCCCGGCCGTCAAGGGCATCAACCCCGACAACGACAAGGAAGAAGAGCGCAAGGCCGACGACAAGGAGCCCTTCGCGGGGTACGCCTTCAAGATCATCAACGACCCGCACGGGAACCTCACGTTCTTCCGGGTCTACTCCGGCACGCTCCACTCCGGCACGATGGTGCAGAACAGCACCCGCGGGAAGCGCGAGCGCATCGGCCGCATCCTGCGCATGCACGCCAACAAGCGCGAGGAGCTCACCGAGGCCGACGCCGGCAACATCTACGCGGCGGTGGGCCTGAAGGACACGCGCACCGGCGACACGCTCTGCGACGAGAAGCGCCCGATCATCCTCGAGCGCATGATCTTCCCGGAGCCGGTCATCAGCATCGCGATCGAGCCGAAGACCAAGAGCGACGTCGAGAAGCTCGGCATCGGCCTGCAGAAGCTCGCGGCCGAGGACCCCTCGTTCCGCATGCACACCGACGAGGAGTCGGGGCAGACCATCATCGCCGGCATGGGCGAGCTGCACCTCGACATCATCTGCGACCGCCTCAAGCGCGAGTTCAAGGTCGAGTCGAACATCGGCAAGCCCGAGGTCGCCTACCGCGAGGCCATCAGCAAGAAGGTCGCCTGCGAGTACAAGTACGCGAAGCAGTCCGGCGGGCGCGGCCAGTACGGCCACGTGCTCATGGAGATCGAGCCCGGCGAGCCCGGCACCGGCTACACCTTCGAGAACGCCATCGTCGGCGGCATCATCCCGAAGGAGTTCATCCCGGCCATCGAGAAGGGCGTCAAAGAGGCGATGGAGCGCGGCGTGCTCGCCGGCTACCCCATCATCGACATGAGGGCGCGCCTCTACGACGGCAGCTACCACGACGTGGACTCGAGCGCGCAGGCGTTCGAGGTCGCCGCGTCCCTGTGCTTCCAGGAGGGCGCCAAGCGCGCCGGGCTCCACCTCCTCGAGCCCATCATGAAGAACGAGGTCGTCGTCCCCGAGCAGTACATGGGCGACGTCATCGGCGACATCAACTCGCGCCGCGGGAAGATCCTCGGCATGGGCCAGCGCGGAAACGCGCAGGTGATCGACTCTGAGGTGCCCCTCGCGTCGATGTTCGGCTATGTCACCGACCTCCGCTCCATGAGCCAAGGGCGCGCGACCTCGTCGATGCACTTCGCGCACTACGCACCCGTTCCGGCCGCCGTCCAAGAGGCGGTCGTGGCCAAGGTCAGTGGCAGGTGA
- the rpsS gene encoding 30S ribosomal protein S19, producing the protein MPRSVKKGAFVDGHLAEKIAAASAAQSKKVIKTWSRRSTITPDSIGLTFAVHNGRKFVPVFVTENMVGHKLGEFAPTRTFHGHSGDKKAKVKGR; encoded by the coding sequence ATGCCGCGTTCAGTCAAGAAGGGCGCCTTCGTCGACGGTCACCTCGCCGAGAAGATCGCCGCCGCCTCCGCCGCTCAGTCGAAGAAGGTCATCAAGACCTGGTCTCGGCGCAGCACCATCACCCCCGACTCGATCGGCCTCACGTTCGCGGTCCACAACGGGCGCAAGTTCGTTCCCGTGTTCGTCACCGAGAACATGGTCGGTCACAAGCTCGGGGAGTTCGCCCCCACGCGCACGTTCCACGGTCACTCCGGGGACAAGAAGGCCAAGGTCAAGGGGCGCTGA
- the rpsJ gene encoding 30S ribosomal protein S10 — protein MASTTTIRIRLRAFDHQLLDKSATDIVETAKRTGARVAGPIPLPTHISRYTVLRGPHVDKKSREQFEIRTHKRLLDILDPTQQTLDALMKLDLSAGVDVEIKTPR, from the coding sequence ATGGCCTCCACGACAACCATCCGTATCCGCCTTCGGGCCTTCGATCACCAGCTCCTCGACAAGTCGGCCACCGACATCGTCGAGACCGCGAAGCGCACGGGCGCCCGCGTCGCGGGGCCCATCCCGCTCCCCACCCACATCTCGCGCTACACGGTCCTCCGCGGACCGCACGTCGACAAGAAGTCGCGTGAGCAGTTCGAGATCCGAACCCACAAACGTCTGCTCGACATTCTCGACCCCACGCAGCAGACGTTGGACGCCCTGATGAAGCTCGATTTGTCCGCTGGGGTGGACGTCGAGATCAAGACGCCTCGCTGA
- the tuf gene encoding elongation factor Tu, translated as MAKEKFNRSKPHVNVGTIGHIDHGKTTLTASLVKVQSKKGLAKVISYADIAKGGTVRDATKTVTIAASHVEYESATRHYAHVDCPGHADYIKNMITGAAQMDGAILVVSALDSVMPQTREHVLLARQVGLQHIVVALNKCDAVDDPELLDLVEMEVRELLSKYKFDGDNAKIVRVAAFPALNGDPKWEQSITDLIAALDSDIPEPVRDIDKPFLMAIEDVFSIKGRGTVVTGRVERGIVKTGEDVEIIGFRDTRKTTVTGVEMFRKLLDEGRAGENIGVLLRGIERTDVERGQILAKPGSVTPHKKFLGEVYVLKKEEGGRHTPFFTNYRPQFYMRTTDVTGTCELPEGTKMVMPGDNITMTISLIVPVGLEEQMRFAIREGGRTVGAGIVTKILE; from the coding sequence ATGGCGAAAGAGAAATTCAACCGCAGCAAGCCCCACGTGAACGTCGGCACGATCGGTCACATCGACCACGGCAAGACGACGCTGACCGCATCGCTCGTGAAGGTGCAGAGCAAGAAGGGCCTGGCGAAGGTCATCTCCTACGCGGACATCGCGAAGGGCGGCACGGTCCGCGACGCGACGAAGACCGTGACGATCGCGGCGTCGCACGTGGAGTACGAGTCGGCGACGCGCCACTACGCGCACGTCGACTGCCCCGGCCACGCGGACTACATCAAGAACATGATCACGGGCGCGGCGCAGATGGACGGGGCGATCCTCGTCGTGTCGGCGCTCGACTCGGTCATGCCGCAGACGCGCGAGCACGTGCTCCTGGCGCGCCAGGTGGGCCTGCAGCACATCGTGGTGGCGCTGAACAAGTGCGACGCGGTGGACGACCCCGAGCTTCTCGACCTGGTCGAGATGGAAGTGCGCGAGCTCCTGTCCAAGTACAAGTTCGACGGCGACAACGCGAAGATCGTGCGCGTGGCGGCGTTCCCGGCGCTGAACGGCGACCCGAAGTGGGAGCAGTCGATCACGGACCTGATCGCGGCGCTCGACTCGGACATCCCGGAGCCGGTTCGCGACATCGACAAGCCGTTCCTGATGGCGATCGAGGACGTGTTCTCGATCAAGGGCCGCGGCACGGTGGTGACCGGTCGCGTGGAGCGCGGCATCGTCAAGACGGGCGAAGACGTCGAGATCATCGGCTTCCGCGACACGCGCAAGACCACGGTGACGGGCGTGGAGATGTTCCGCAAGCTGCTCGACGAGGGCCGCGCGGGCGAGAACATCGGCGTGCTCCTCCGCGGCATCGAGCGCACGGACGTGGAGCGCGGGCAGATCCTGGCGAAGCCGGGCTCGGTCACGCCGCACAAGAAGTTCCTGGGCGAGGTGTACGTCCTCAAGAAGGAAGAGGGCGGCCGCCACACGCCGTTCTTCACGAACTACCGCCCGCAGTTCTACATGCGGACGACCGACGTGACCGGCACCTGCGAGCTCCCCGAGGGCACGAAGATGGTCATGCCCGGCGACAACATCACGATGACGATCTCGCTCATCGTCCCCGTGGGTCTCGAGGAGCAAATGCGCTTCGCGATCCGCGAGGGCGGGCGCACGGTCGGCGCCGGCATCGTCACCAAGATTCTGGAGTAA
- a CDS encoding PepSY domain-containing protein: MATKLSLHTIVLSIGAVALGALATACSSDASDGPAPFAVASPSLEAALAARTGSRIVTLAGAPGSSPHGFLAAEAGHPVVSANATSDELRGFLASFGTSLGLEERIEALPVKGEQRGAGGVTVRFGQVVPGTSVPVFDSSVVVGVREDGSFAFLENDTAVGLLGYDVRPVVTLDAATALAQARGSAQASVPTRPVLGVANDGQGPTLVYRVDVADPAGSRRVDIDAKTGEVLADGESDLHALAYAAASYYPAGRASVGDSTKVEPTDPRAKLGAMLECEVSQGRLVRDTRGGRLELFDLRGLVPIAATSLGGVIVADVDPSRGAKFAPGVAVDAQWNISRAASFFGTALAARFGRADGRVPVYVHGAFQSGAMFSPGLGAISISDGKFGTPDAKGHTPSYYPPAVAYDMMAHEYAHGMMYYGGLTAPTLPPALPADRAKATPRQLADEARFVEGRALHEGLADVFAASAKSALSLERPVRREVFQFGADARPVGAPAFRDHLHPRDADPDERSSQHASEPVPDGRDTAGRAYFRSGLVAHAWALMAYGSANETSHIGAQEPLGVSGAFYAFALGSMLVRPQSPSIADLAHATISTQLTQDRRTSASCAWAAVGVLTEAEVRAKYGAVCAHFDASACSLLPDGAYCNSKVPGTAYRCQNHQLAAAPNGCASGQYCQRVGGSFASPAKLVSGGGVACGIDRDPM, from the coding sequence ATGGCTACGAAGCTCTCTCTCCACACGATTGTCCTCTCGATCGGCGCGGTCGCGCTCGGCGCCCTCGCCACCGCGTGCTCGAGCGATGCGAGCGATGGCCCTGCCCCGTTCGCCGTCGCGAGCCCCTCGCTCGAGGCGGCGCTCGCGGCCCGGACGGGCTCGCGCATCGTCACGCTGGCCGGCGCTCCCGGTTCGAGCCCGCATGGGTTTCTCGCGGCTGAAGCGGGCCATCCGGTGGTCTCCGCGAACGCGACGTCCGACGAGCTGCGCGGCTTTCTGGCGAGCTTCGGCACTTCGCTCGGCCTCGAGGAGCGCATCGAGGCCTTGCCGGTGAAGGGCGAGCAGCGCGGAGCCGGAGGCGTCACGGTCCGGTTCGGTCAGGTGGTCCCAGGCACGAGCGTGCCCGTGTTCGACTCGTCGGTAGTCGTCGGCGTTCGCGAGGACGGCTCGTTCGCGTTCCTGGAGAACGACACCGCGGTGGGCTTGCTCGGCTACGACGTGCGGCCCGTGGTCACGCTCGACGCGGCGACAGCGCTCGCCCAAGCGCGCGGCAGCGCGCAGGCCTCGGTGCCCACGCGCCCCGTGCTCGGGGTCGCGAACGACGGGCAGGGCCCCACGCTCGTGTACCGCGTCGACGTGGCCGATCCCGCCGGTTCGCGTCGGGTCGATATCGACGCGAAGACAGGGGAAGTCCTCGCCGACGGCGAGTCGGACCTTCATGCCTTGGCGTACGCCGCGGCGTCGTATTACCCCGCAGGAAGGGCCAGCGTTGGCGACTCGACCAAGGTCGAACCGACCGACCCGCGGGCGAAGCTTGGCGCCATGCTCGAGTGCGAGGTGAGCCAGGGGCGCCTCGTACGCGACACACGAGGCGGTCGACTAGAGCTCTTCGACCTCCGCGGATTGGTCCCGATCGCCGCGACCTCACTCGGCGGCGTGATCGTCGCCGACGTCGACCCGAGTCGAGGTGCCAAGTTCGCGCCAGGCGTCGCCGTCGACGCGCAGTGGAACATCTCCCGGGCCGCGAGCTTCTTCGGTACCGCGCTTGCGGCGCGATTCGGGCGAGCGGACGGGCGTGTCCCGGTGTACGTGCACGGGGCATTTCAGAGCGGAGCGATGTTCAGCCCAGGCCTCGGAGCGATATCGATTTCCGATGGAAAATTCGGCACTCCTGACGCAAAGGGCCACACCCCGAGCTACTACCCCCCCGCGGTCGCCTACGACATGATGGCGCACGAATATGCGCACGGGATGATGTATTACGGCGGCCTGACGGCCCCGACGCTGCCGCCTGCCCTCCCGGCCGATCGTGCGAAGGCCACACCAAGACAGCTCGCGGACGAGGCACGCTTCGTCGAGGGTCGGGCCCTTCATGAGGGCCTCGCCGACGTCTTCGCGGCCAGCGCCAAGAGCGCGCTCTCGCTCGAGCGCCCCGTTCGGCGCGAGGTGTTCCAGTTTGGCGCCGACGCCCGGCCCGTGGGCGCGCCCGCGTTCCGAGATCACCTCCACCCACGCGACGCAGATCCGGACGAGCGGAGCTCGCAGCACGCCTCGGAGCCCGTCCCCGACGGTCGCGATACGGCAGGGAGAGCCTACTTCCGCTCCGGCCTCGTGGCCCACGCGTGGGCCTTGATGGCCTACGGGAGCGCGAACGAGACGAGCCACATCGGAGCGCAGGAGCCCCTTGGCGTTTCCGGAGCGTTCTACGCGTTCGCCCTCGGATCCATGCTTGTACGACCCCAGAGCCCCTCGATCGCGGACCTCGCTCACGCCACCATTTCGACCCAGCTCACCCAGGACAGGCGCACCTCGGCCTCGTGTGCGTGGGCCGCCGTCGGCGTGCTCACCGAGGCCGAAGTGCGAGCGAAATACGGGGCTGTCTGTGCCCACTTCGACGCGTCGGCCTGCTCCCTGCTGCCCGACGGCGCCTACTGCAACTCCAAGGTCCCTGGGACCGCCTATCGTTGCCAGAACCACCAGCTCGCGGCGGCGCCGAATGGTTGCGCGAGCGGTCAATACTGTCAGCGGGTCGGGGGCTCCTTTGCCTCCCCAGCCAAGCTCGTTTCGGGCGGCGGAGTGGCATGTGGCATTGACCGTGATCCGATGTGA
- the rplB gene encoding 50S ribosomal protein L2, protein MGIKAFKPTSPARRYYSVSDFKEITPGKKPEKKLLEHQTSSGGRNAHGRITSRFRGGGHKQRYRILDWKREKIGVPAKVASIEYDPNRTARIALLHYADGEKSYILAPDGLKEGDSVVSSRNADIKPGNSMPLRFIPLGTTIHNIEMRKGKGGQLVRSAGAACVLMAKDGLYAQIRLPSGEIRLINQDCRATIGQVSNADHANISLGKAGRSRWLGRRPHNRGVTMNPVDHPMGGGEGRTSGGRQPCSPWGQLSKGLKTRNNKRTDNMIVKRRGQKG, encoded by the coding sequence ATGGGTATCAAAGCGTTCAAGCCGACGTCGCCCGCACGTCGCTACTACTCGGTCTCCGACTTCAAGGAGATCACCCCGGGCAAGAAGCCCGAGAAGAAGCTCCTCGAGCACCAGACCAGCTCGGGCGGTCGCAACGCGCACGGGCGGATCACCTCCCGCTTCCGCGGCGGTGGCCACAAGCAGCGCTACCGCATCCTCGACTGGAAGCGCGAGAAGATCGGCGTCCCCGCGAAGGTCGCCTCGATCGAGTACGACCCCAACCGCACGGCGCGCATCGCGCTGCTCCACTACGCCGACGGCGAGAAGAGCTACATCCTCGCGCCGGACGGCCTGAAGGAGGGCGACTCGGTCGTCTCCAGCCGCAACGCGGACATCAAGCCCGGCAACTCCATGCCGCTCCGCTTCATCCCCCTCGGCACCACGATTCACAACATCGAGATGCGCAAGGGCAAGGGCGGGCAGCTCGTTCGCTCGGCGGGCGCCGCGTGCGTCCTCATGGCGAAAGACGGCCTGTACGCGCAGATCCGCCTCCCCTCGGGCGAGATTCGCCTCATCAACCAAGACTGCCGGGCCACCATTGGCCAGGTGTCGAACGCCGATCACGCGAACATCAGCCTCGGCAAGGCCGGTCGCTCGCGCTGGCTCGGTCGCCGCCCGCACAACCGCGGCGTCACCATGAACCCGGTCGACCACCCGATGGGCGGCGGCGAGGGTCGCACCTCGGGCGGGCGCCAGCCGTGCTCGCCGTGGGGTCAGCTCTCCAAGGGTCTCAAGACCCGCAACAACAAGCGCACGGACAACATGATCGTCAAGCGCCGGGGCCAGAAGGGTTAA
- a CDS encoding acetoacetate decarboxylase family protein, whose amino-acid sequence MPAPDAFLDACDRAPHDTSAGPCELPILYRDASQFGVFFAVDLARARDVVGRERGVEPWPVFGRAFAAIYVWEYRDSTVGAYGELGLGVQCRRVGASPSLMTLARDMGAQDDQGIWVASLPVTTEAARVAGVDLWGFPKYVTSMETTFTTGEASVRLGDELTLRLPGPSGPTLAGQPVVTYTEKAGRLLRTRIDVDHRVQWGLGGGAHLELRADGPTTELARRLGLDRARIVAAFRTDGFRARLPAGRDLGRATR is encoded by the coding sequence ATGCCCGCCCCCGACGCCTTCCTCGACGCTTGCGACCGCGCTCCGCACGACACGAGCGCGGGCCCCTGCGAGCTGCCCATCCTGTACCGCGACGCCTCGCAGTTCGGAGTGTTCTTCGCCGTCGACCTCGCGCGCGCGCGCGACGTGGTGGGGCGCGAGCGCGGTGTCGAGCCGTGGCCGGTCTTCGGGCGGGCGTTCGCGGCGATCTACGTGTGGGAGTACCGCGACAGCACCGTGGGCGCGTACGGCGAGCTGGGGCTCGGCGTCCAGTGTCGACGGGTCGGCGCGAGCCCCTCGCTCATGACCCTGGCGCGCGACATGGGCGCCCAAGACGACCAGGGCATCTGGGTGGCCTCCCTGCCCGTCACGACCGAGGCCGCGCGGGTGGCCGGCGTCGATCTCTGGGGATTCCCCAAATACGTGACCTCCATGGAGACCACGTTCACGACCGGTGAGGCCTCGGTGCGCCTCGGCGACGAGCTCACCCTGCGCCTGCCTGGGCCCTCGGGGCCGACGCTCGCGGGGCAACCGGTTGTAACCTACACGGAAAAGGCGGGGCGTCTCTTGCGCACGCGGATCGACGTCGACCACCGCGTGCAGTGGGGCCTCGGCGGGGGCGCGCACCTCGAGCTCCGCGCGGACGGCCCGACGACCGAGCTCGCGCGGCGCCTCGGGCTCGACCGCGCGCGCATCGTCGCCGCGTTTCGCACCGACGGCTTCCGCGCGAGGCTGCCCGCGGGCAGAGACCTCGGGCGCGCGACGCGCTGA
- a CDS encoding 50S ribosomal protein L23 encodes MSLSPENVILRPIALTEKASMLRNASNQVIFEVARNANKVQIRDAVQTLFNVKVESVNTLVMRGKDRRMGRGYGKMQNWKKAFVTLKAGDSIDFYAEASE; translated from the coding sequence ATGAGCCTTTCCCCTGAGAACGTCATTCTTCGCCCGATCGCCCTCACCGAGAAGGCCTCGATGCTCCGCAACGCGAGCAACCAGGTCATCTTCGAGGTCGCGCGCAACGCGAACAAGGTGCAAATCCGCGACGCGGTGCAGACCCTGTTCAACGTCAAGGTCGAGTCCGTCAACACGCTGGTCATGCGCGGCAAGGACCGCCGCATGGGCCGCGGCTACGGCAAAATGCAGAACTGGAAGAAGGCCTTCGTGACGCTCAAGGCGGGCGACTCGATCGACTTCTACGCCGAGGCCTCGGAGTAA
- the rplD gene encoding 50S ribosomal protein L4 — MATIDVFNMKREKVGELVLSDEVFATEVKEHLFYEVVKAQLASRRQGTAAAKNRSAVSGSTKKMYKQKGTGNARHGSKRAPIYVGGGRAHPPRPRDWSYRPPQKVRVGALRSALSKLHKEGRLVVVDAFELAEVKTKGVLSALATLQTAKKALVVDAGTNEKLKLSIRNAADHLFLPPEGVNVYDLLRHDTLVVSKSAAKALEERCLGKGKATNGGDK, encoded by the coding sequence ATGGCAACCATCGACGTATTCAACATGAAGCGCGAAAAAGTCGGCGAGCTCGTGCTCTCCGACGAGGTCTTCGCGACCGAAGTCAAAGAACACCTCTTCTACGAGGTCGTGAAGGCGCAGCTCGCCTCGCGGCGCCAGGGCACCGCGGCGGCGAAGAACCGCTCGGCTGTCTCCGGCAGCACGAAGAAGATGTACAAGCAGAAGGGCACGGGCAACGCCCGCCACGGCTCGAAGCGCGCGCCGATCTACGTCGGCGGCGGTCGGGCCCACCCGCCGCGCCCGCGCGACTGGAGCTACAGGCCCCCGCAGAAGGTGCGAGTTGGCGCCCTCCGCTCGGCGCTCTCGAAGCTCCACAAGGAAGGCCGCCTGGTCGTGGTCGACGCGTTCGAGCTCGCCGAGGTGAAGACCAAGGGTGTGCTCAGCGCCCTCGCCACGCTGCAGACCGCGAAGAAGGCCCTCGTGGTCGACGCCGGCACGAACGAGAAGCTCAAGCTCTCGATCCGCAACGCGGCCGACCACCTCTTCCTGCCCCCCGAGGGCGTGAACGTCTACGACCTCCTCCGCCACGACACGCTCGTCGTCTCGAAGAGCGCGGCGAAGGCGCTCGAGGAGCGATGCCTCGGCAAGGGCAAAGCCACGAACGGCGGTGACAAATGA